The following coding sequences are from one Chloroflexota bacterium window:
- a CDS encoding DsrE family protein, with protein MAKSFCVLLRRSPYGTIHAAEAVRHINGGVTYGLKTTAILIDDGVYAAKAGQHSEETGWLSLSEALAQTLKLSTTLPDGTENRARIYAHGPSLMARGLRSADLVPGVQVIDAEETGHLLAQVEAVLIY; from the coding sequence ATGGCAAAATCTTTCTGCGTGCTCCTCAGACGCAGCCCTTATGGCACTATCCACGCCGCCGAGGCCGTACGACACATCAATGGTGGGGTAACCTACGGATTGAAGACCACGGCCATCCTGATCGACGATGGCGTGTACGCCGCTAAGGCGGGACAACACAGCGAAGAAACCGGCTGGTTATCGCTCTCAGAAGCGCTGGCGCAGACTCTTAAGCTAAGCACGACGCTGCCAGATGGAACAGAGAATCGGGCCAGGATCTATGCCCATGGGCCCTCGCTGATGGCGAGGGGTCTCAGATCGGCTGACCTGGTTCCCGGAGTGCAGGTCATCGACGCTGAGGAGACAGGCCACCTGCTCGCCCAGGTTGAGGCTGTATTGATCTATTAA
- a CDS encoding DsrE family protein yields MNPKKSLTIFLSTTPYTFENTYTATRLAEAALDKGYKVNLFASADGVHNFVVDQRPKGLPDAQQGFDRLISKGLKVDLCGTCLHFRGIKQGQLLADADPSSLKNLCNLIETSDVLLSLGF; encoded by the coding sequence ATGAATCCTAAAAAATCGTTAACCATCTTTCTCTCCACAACACCATATACCTTCGAGAACACCTACACAGCCACGAGGCTGGCTGAAGCAGCCCTGGACAAGGGTTATAAGGTGAACCTCTTCGCTTCGGCTGACGGCGTTCACAACTTTGTTGTGGACCAGCGACCCAAAGGACTGCCCGATGCTCAACAGGGCTTCGATCGTCTGATCAGCAAAGGACTTAAGGTAGACCTTTGTGGAACTTGTCTCCATTTTCGAGGCATTAAGCAGGGGCAACTGCTCGCCGATGCCGACCCTAGCTCCCTTAAAAATCTATGTAACCTTATTGAGACAAGCGATGTCCTTCTCAGTTTAGGCTTTTGA